In Halorhabdus tiamatea SARL4B, a genomic segment contains:
- a CDS encoding amino acid-binding protein yields the protein MSEESAPEESASFEAIMEKFEDSPSQQRVIRLLLERGFSVNDGGRVVSGGIEIPNTGIAREIDVDRRVVDATTDAILEDPQLRRIFGNISAIPSLLDLAPVLDLSAMTIAVRAAGESGIVATVTDVLADHDISIRQVMTDDPEFTDQPRLYVITDDVVPGVAITEIRDLAFVHSIELQ from the coding sequence ATGAGCGAGGAGTCCGCCCCCGAGGAGTCGGCCTCATTCGAGGCGATCATGGAGAAGTTCGAGGACAGCCCGAGCCAGCAGCGGGTCATCCGACTGTTGCTCGAACGCGGGTTCTCGGTCAACGACGGCGGGCGAGTCGTCTCAGGTGGCATCGAGATCCCGAACACGGGCATCGCCCGCGAGATCGACGTCGACCGACGAGTCGTCGACGCGACTACGGACGCGATCCTCGAGGACCCACAGCTCCGGCGGATCTTCGGGAACATCTCGGCGATCCCGAGTCTGCTCGACCTCGCACCGGTGCTCGACCTCTCGGCGATGACGATCGCCGTCCGGGCAGCCGGGGAATCCGGGATCGTGGCGACGGTCACGGACGTCCTCGCCGATCACGACATCTCCATCCGGCAGGTCATGACCGACGATCCGGAGTTCACCGACCAGCCACGACTGTACGTCATCACTGACGACGTCGTCCCGGGAGTGGCTATCACCGAAATTCGCGATCTCGCGTTCGTTCACAGTATCGAGTTGCAGTAA
- the hisB gene encoding imidazoleglycerol-phosphate dehydratase HisB yields the protein MTDRTAAVTRETGETDIEVTLDIDGDGESTVETGIGFLDHMLDAFATHGLFDLTVRCDGDLAVDDHHTVEDVAIALGEAFTEALGEKRGITRFADRRVPLDEAVASVVLDVSGRPYFEFEGEFSQATVGEFTSVMAKHFLRSLAMNAGLTLHAGVDGENAHHEVEALFKGLARALDDATRIDDRRADAPSTKGQL from the coding sequence ATGACCGACCGGACCGCCGCAGTCACCCGCGAGACGGGTGAGACGGACATCGAGGTGACCCTCGACATCGACGGCGACGGCGAGTCGACCGTCGAGACGGGGATCGGCTTTCTCGACCACATGCTCGATGCCTTCGCCACGCACGGCCTGTTCGATCTCACCGTTCGATGTGACGGCGACCTCGCTGTCGACGACCACCACACCGTCGAGGACGTCGCCATCGCGCTGGGCGAGGCGTTCACCGAAGCGCTGGGCGAGAAACGCGGGATCACTCGCTTCGCCGACCGACGGGTCCCCTTAGACGAGGCCGTCGCGAGCGTCGTCCTCGACGTCAGCGGTCGTCCCTACTTCGAGTTCGAGGGGGAATTCTCCCAGGCGACCGTCGGGGAATTCACGAGTGTCATGGCGAAGCACTTCCTGCGCTCGCTCGCGATGAACGCCGGCCTCACACTGCACGCGGGCGTCGACGGCGAGAACGCCCACCACGAGGTCGAGGCGCTGTTCAAGGGGCTGGCCCGGGCGCTCGACGACGCGACCCGGATCGACGACCGGCGTGCGGACGCCCCCTCGACGAAGGGGCAACTATGA
- a CDS encoding MFS transporter, whose product MTDHGTVQNRRHWTAAILLAVVLSGLGLQMRGAVVPELKIEFVVGKGLLGLVGPAGTLGYIVSIAIVGAIAGRLHLVRWYTIGLAVTALSIAGLGLAPTFLVFLSVLVVRGLGDGIIRGLDRPMLSHLYPDARGRVFGMYDLAWAVGSAAGPLVMTAAIALGDWRLAYLGLAAALVPVVAFVWRLDLPFEAGQEAILDREALATLLRTKEIVAMALAMFFHTGLEGGLFLWLPTFGIEAAGLSQANANLLLSAFTIAYVPGRFAATAIVEHYDYSLLLVGIELLLVPTFFVSFFVVSGLATFPVVFALGVLVSGVYPLLVAFGTDAAPEYSAPINAIAAVSSSVSFALVPMAMGFLAETSGIRPAMWLPLALTVGVLPTILAARRSISIRDGLGE is encoded by the coding sequence GTGACTGATCACGGGACCGTCCAGAACCGGCGACACTGGACCGCAGCGATCCTGCTGGCGGTCGTCCTCTCGGGGCTCGGCCTCCAGATGCGGGGTGCCGTCGTTCCGGAGCTCAAAATCGAGTTCGTCGTCGGCAAAGGACTCCTCGGCCTCGTCGGCCCAGCGGGGACCCTGGGGTACATCGTCTCGATCGCGATCGTCGGCGCGATCGCCGGCCGGCTCCATCTCGTCCGCTGGTACACGATCGGCCTCGCCGTGACCGCCCTCTCGATCGCGGGACTGGGACTCGCCCCGACGTTTCTGGTCTTTCTCTCAGTCCTCGTCGTTCGCGGCCTGGGCGACGGGATCATCCGCGGGCTCGACCGCCCGATGCTCAGTCATCTCTACCCCGACGCCAGGGGGCGGGTGTTCGGCATGTACGACCTGGCGTGGGCGGTCGGGTCGGCTGCCGGCCCGCTGGTGATGACCGCCGCCATCGCGCTGGGTGACTGGCGGCTGGCCTACCTCGGGCTGGCCGCGGCGCTCGTCCCGGTGGTGGCGTTCGTCTGGCGGCTGGACCTCCCGTTCGAGGCGGGCCAGGAGGCGATTCTCGACCGCGAGGCGCTCGCGACGCTTCTGCGGACGAAAGAGATCGTCGCGATGGCGCTGGCGATGTTCTTTCACACCGGGCTGGAGGGTGGCCTGTTCCTCTGGCTGCCGACCTTCGGCATCGAGGCCGCCGGGCTCTCCCAGGCGAACGCGAACCTGCTGCTGTCGGCCTTTACGATCGCGTACGTTCCCGGCCGCTTCGCCGCGACAGCCATCGTCGAGCACTACGATTACAGCCTGTTGCTGGTCGGGATCGAGTTGCTGTTGGTCCCCACGTTCTTCGTCTCGTTTTTCGTCGTGAGCGGGCTGGCGACGTTCCCGGTGGTGTTCGCCCTGGGAGTGCTCGTCTCCGGAGTCTACCCGCTGCTCGTGGCGTTCGGGACCGACGCCGCCCCGGAATACAGCGCGCCGATCAACGCCATCGCCGCGGTCTCCTCGTCGGTCAGTTTCGCGCTGGTGCCGATGGCGATGGGTTTCCTCGCGGAGACAAGCGGGATCAGACCGGCGATGTGGCTCCCGCTTGCGCTGACAGTCGGCGTCTTGCCGACGATCCTGGCCGCTCGTCGGTCGATCTCGATCAGAGACGGGCTCGGGGAGTGA
- the hisA gene encoding 1-(5-phosphoribosyl)-5-[(5-phosphoribosylamino)methylideneamino]imidazole-4-carboxamide isomerase: MFPDFAVIPAVDMQAGQVVQLVGGERGTGKTYGDPVSAAKRWVEAGAETLHLIDLDGAFEGERANADAIEAIRAAVDVDLQLGGGIRTAEDARTLLDAGVDRVILGTAAVEEPDIVAEISETHPNSVLVSLDASDGEVVVSGWTEATGLDPAAAAGRYADLGAAGILFTDVDVEGRLEGVRTGPVERVVEAVDIPVIASGGVASIEDVRALRDAGAAAVVVGSALYEGQFTLGEAIEAVE; encoded by the coding sequence ATGTTTCCCGACTTCGCAGTCATCCCGGCGGTCGACATGCAGGCGGGCCAGGTCGTCCAGTTGGTCGGTGGCGAGCGCGGCACGGGCAAGACCTACGGCGACCCCGTTAGCGCGGCAAAGCGGTGGGTCGAGGCGGGGGCCGAGACGCTCCATCTGATCGACCTGGACGGGGCCTTCGAGGGTGAGCGCGCGAACGCCGACGCTATCGAGGCGATTCGGGCGGCCGTCGACGTCGACCTCCAGCTCGGCGGGGGAATTCGCACGGCCGAGGACGCCCGAACCCTGCTGGACGCCGGCGTCGACCGGGTCATCCTCGGGACCGCTGCCGTCGAAGAGCCCGACATCGTCGCCGAAATCAGCGAGACCCACCCGAACAGCGTGCTCGTCAGCCTGGATGCCAGCGACGGCGAGGTGGTCGTCTCGGGATGGACAGAGGCCACCGGTCTCGACCCCGCGGCGGCTGCCGGGCGGTACGCCGACCTTGGGGCGGCTGGCATTCTCTTCACCGACGTCGACGTCGAAGGACGGTTGGAGGGCGTCCGGACTGGCCCCGTCGAACGCGTCGTCGAAGCTGTCGACATTCCAGTGATCGCAAGCGGCGGCGTCGCCTCGATCGAGGACGTTCGCGCCCTGCGAGACGCCGGTGCGGCGGCCGTCGTCGTCGGCAGCGCGCTCTACGAGGGGCAGTTCACGCTCGGTGAGGCGATCGAGGCGGTCGAGTGA
- the thsB gene encoding thermosome subunit beta produces MSQRMQGQPMIVLGDDADRLKNEDAQSHNISAARAVAESVRSTLGPKGMDKMLVSSIGDVTVTNDGVTILEEMDIENPTAKMIVEVAQTQEDEAGDGTTTAVSLAGELLKNAEELLEQDIHPTSIIRGYDMAAKQAREEIDDIAVPVDPSDEEILKSVAATSMTGKGAELNLDLLSDLVVETAQAVSVDAEDGSTVVDLEYVDIMAEPGRPVDDSKLINGGTIDTDPDHEDMPTEVEDADILLLDAPFTVNEMENDAQLSVDDPDQLQEFIEQEEQALREKVQGVVDAGVDVVLSKKSIDEMAQHLLAREGILSISQIKRSDLEFLTEVLGTQLHSDLDFESITDSDLGTGDISRDPEDGWYVVESDGNHGVTLVVRGSTEHVSDELERGITDALDVVAATITDGRVLAGGGATEIELAGRLREYADGVSGREQLAVEAFADAFDLVPRVLAENAGLDSIDTLVELRAAHEAGDGHAGLDVYDGEVVDTYEAGVVEPAHAKSQAVSSAVEAANLVLKIDDIISATALGEDYEDEDQGQGGMGGGMGGMGGMGGMGGMM; encoded by the coding sequence ATGAGTCAGCGCATGCAGGGACAGCCGATGATCGTTCTCGGCGACGACGCGGATCGTCTGAAGAACGAAGACGCCCAGAGTCACAACATCTCGGCGGCGCGCGCGGTCGCCGAGTCGGTCCGCTCGACGCTCGGACCCAAGGGCATGGACAAGATGCTGGTGTCCTCGATCGGGGACGTGACCGTCACCAACGACGGCGTCACGATCCTCGAGGAGATGGACATCGAGAACCCGACGGCGAAGATGATCGTCGAGGTCGCCCAGACGCAGGAGGACGAGGCGGGCGACGGCACGACGACCGCCGTCTCGCTGGCGGGCGAACTCTTAAAGAACGCCGAGGAACTCCTAGAGCAGGACATCCACCCGACGTCGATCATCCGCGGGTACGACATGGCCGCAAAACAGGCTCGCGAGGAGATCGACGACATCGCGGTCCCCGTCGACCCCAGCGACGAGGAGATTCTGAAGAGCGTTGCGGCGACGAGCATGACTGGCAAAGGGGCAGAACTCAACCTCGACCTCCTCTCGGATCTGGTCGTCGAGACAGCACAGGCCGTCTCCGTCGACGCCGAGGACGGCTCGACCGTCGTCGACCTGGAGTACGTCGACATCATGGCCGAACCCGGCCGTCCGGTCGACGACTCGAAACTCATCAATGGCGGGACGATCGACACCGACCCCGATCACGAGGACATGCCGACCGAGGTCGAGGACGCCGACATCCTCCTGCTTGACGCACCCTTTACCGTCAACGAGATGGAGAACGACGCCCAGCTCAGCGTCGACGACCCCGACCAACTCCAGGAGTTCATCGAGCAGGAGGAACAGGCCCTCCGGGAGAAGGTACAGGGCGTCGTCGACGCCGGCGTCGACGTCGTTCTCTCGAAGAAGTCCATCGACGAGATGGCCCAGCACCTTCTCGCGCGCGAGGGGATCCTCTCGATCAGCCAGATCAAGCGCAGCGACCTCGAGTTCCTGACCGAAGTTCTGGGGACGCAGCTTCACTCGGATCTGGACTTCGAGTCGATCACCGACTCGGACCTCGGGACGGGCGACATCTCGCGTGACCCCGAAGACGGCTGGTACGTCGTCGAGAGTGACGGCAACCACGGTGTGACGCTGGTGGTCCGTGGCTCGACCGAGCACGTCAGCGACGAACTCGAACGCGGCATCACCGACGCCCTGGACGTGGTCGCGGCGACGATCACCGACGGGCGCGTCCTGGCTGGTGGGGGTGCGACCGAGATCGAACTCGCCGGTCGGCTCCGGGAGTACGCCGACGGCGTCAGCGGGCGCGAGCAACTCGCCGTCGAGGCGTTCGCCGACGCGTTCGACCTCGTCCCGCGCGTGCTCGCGGAGAACGCCGGACTCGACTCGATCGATACGCTGGTCGAACTCCGGGCGGCCCACGAAGCCGGTGACGGACACGCCGGACTCGACGTCTACGACGGCGAGGTCGTCGACACCTACGAGGCTGGCGTCGTCGAACCTGCCCACGCGAAGTCCCAGGCCGTCAGCAGTGCCGTCGAGGCTGCCAACCTGGTGCTCAAGATCGACGACATCATCTCGGCGACCGCCCTCGGCGAGGACTACGAGGACGAAGACCAGGGCCAGGGCGGTATGGGCGGCGGCATGGGCGGCATGGGCGGTATGGGCGGCATGGGCGGCATGATGTAA
- a CDS encoding toxin-antitoxin system TumE family protein yields the protein MRGNYPDGVKYAMQYGNAAGETIVRYDNFPDHPDVSRHHKHRADGTVEAIEFEGLRALYERFKTEVIQHGHDW from the coding sequence CTGAGGGGTAACTATCCCGACGGCGTCAAGTACGCGATGCAGTACGGAAATGCGGCCGGGGAAACGATCGTTCGATACGACAACTTCCCCGATCATCCCGATGTCAGCCGCCACCACAAACATCGGGCTGACGGTACTGTCGAAGCGATCGAGTTCGAGGGATTGCGGGCGCTGTACGAACGATTCAAAACAGAGGTGATTCAGCATGGCCACGACTGGTAA
- a CDS encoding HVO_A0114 family putative DNA-binding protein produces the protein MATTGNEEHSPVRTLHVRFREGEDEALADALDALDRGESPDPHLEVVYHDPADIHQVTRPRTLALLRTIVQHEPASIRETARLVDRDVSQVHRNLQELADLHLVELIDDGNAKRPSVWYDAIDIDLPLTQSAVDPENVRA, from the coding sequence ATGGCCACGACTGGTAACGAGGAACACAGTCCCGTTCGCACGCTCCACGTTCGGTTCCGTGAGGGTGAGGACGAAGCACTGGCGGACGCACTGGATGCCCTTGATCGGGGCGAATCACCGGATCCGCATCTCGAAGTCGTCTATCACGATCCGGCGGATATCCATCAGGTAACCCGGCCGAGAACCCTTGCACTACTCCGGACGATCGTCCAGCACGAACCGGCAAGTATCCGCGAAACGGCACGTCTCGTCGATCGCGACGTCAGTCAGGTCCACCGGAACTTACAGGAACTCGCTGACCTGCATCTCGTCGAGTTGATCGACGACGGAAACGCCAAGCGTCCCTCGGTGTGGTACGACGCCATTGACATCGACCTCCCGCTCACTCAGTCTGCGGTCGATCCGGAGAACGTCCGCGCCTGA
- a CDS encoding ferritin family protein, with the protein MNAAQFIERIRDDNDTALSRLGSSKALYADTAGEMDEETVLSAAADAEYHAAVTYEEWAEDEADDTVADAFAETAAEERDHYERVAGELDDHEPGEDVPAIQAQLRELDGTVERLGGFVGRTIAAEKSKEQFTGYFVGEADPQTAQLFRDVGSDLGPQLERAGELLESVCESDEDWEQAAAAATEAIQTAYDAYTESLESMGVNPKPVC; encoded by the coding sequence ATGAACGCAGCACAGTTCATCGAGCGTATCCGCGACGACAACGACACCGCCCTCTCGCGACTGGGGTCCTCGAAGGCGCTGTACGCCGACACGGCAGGCGAAATGGACGAGGAGACCGTGCTCTCGGCTGCCGCCGACGCCGAGTACCACGCCGCCGTGACCTACGAGGAGTGGGCCGAGGACGAAGCCGACGACACGGTGGCCGACGCGTTCGCCGAGACGGCCGCCGAGGAACGCGACCACTACGAACGCGTCGCCGGGGAACTCGACGATCACGAGCCCGGCGAGGACGTCCCGGCCATCCAGGCACAGCTCCGCGAACTCGACGGGACGGTCGAACGGCTCGGTGGGTTCGTCGGCCGCACGATCGCCGCCGAGAAGTCCAAAGAGCAGTTCACCGGCTACTTCGTCGGCGAGGCCGACCCACAGACGGCACAGCTCTTCCGCGACGTGGGGTCGGATCTCGGCCCGCAACTGGAGCGTGCCGGCGAGTTGCTCGAATCGGTCTGTGAGAGCGACGAGGACTGGGAACAGGCCGCCGCGGCGGCGACGGAAGCCATCCAGACGGCCTACGACGCCTACACTGAATCGCTGGAGTCGATGGGCGTCAACCCGAAGCCGGTCTGTTGA
- a CDS encoding RAD55 family ATPase translates to MERIPLGIQRMDSIVNGGAPRGTVVLLSGESGAGAREFMYTSALINGLAAGDSELHDLYYGDLAADATLPEEIHYVSFTAGESQFRWEVSQTIDEEIVEAGLDAVAFHDLSAHFFHESPIPRDWYAERTASVTDLRSRTDREELLSAFGDLMSDHGPGNLVVIDSLTDLISTTGEEVSWSDVNYVVKGLQKAAHSWDGLILAHVNHETISAERLGQLVDAVNGTMRFEWESGGSTRARTLVIKQFRGVLSQLEDEDIVRFETEIDDAGFDISDVRKIR, encoded by the coding sequence ATGGAACGCATCCCCCTGGGTATCCAGCGGATGGACTCGATCGTCAACGGCGGGGCCCCGCGGGGAACCGTCGTGTTGCTCTCGGGCGAATCGGGGGCCGGGGCGCGGGAGTTCATGTACACCAGTGCGCTCATCAACGGGCTTGCGGCGGGCGATTCCGAACTCCATGACCTCTACTACGGCGACCTCGCGGCCGACGCGACGCTGCCCGAGGAGATTCACTACGTCTCCTTTACCGCCGGGGAATCGCAGTTCCGGTGGGAGGTCTCCCAGACGATCGACGAGGAGATCGTCGAGGCCGGACTGGATGCGGTGGCGTTTCACGATCTCTCGGCGCATTTCTTCCACGAGAGTCCCATCCCGCGGGACTGGTACGCCGAGCGGACCGCAAGCGTGACCGATCTCCGGTCTCGAACCGACCGCGAGGAGTTACTGTCGGCGTTCGGCGATCTCATGTCCGATCACGGCCCGGGCAACCTCGTCGTGATCGACTCGCTGACTGACCTCATCAGCACGACCGGCGAGGAAGTCTCCTGGTCGGACGTCAACTACGTGGTCAAGGGGCTCCAGAAGGCCGCTCACTCCTGGGACGGGCTGATCCTCGCCCACGTCAACCACGAGACGATCTCGGCCGAACGCCTCGGCCAGTTAGTCGACGCCGTCAACGGGACGATGCGCTTCGAGTGGGAGAGCGGCGGCAGCACGCGCGCCAGGACGCTCGTCATCAAACAGTTCCGTGGCGTGCTCTCACAGCTCGAGGACGAGGACATCGTGCGCTTCGAGACTGAGATCGACGACGCCGGCTTCGACATCAGTGACGTCCGGAAGATCCGGTAG
- a CDS encoding transcription factor S gives MQFCDECGSMMHADGEEMVCQSCGYREPKDQELAEDFVSTQDQTDDDVIETEEDANFEGKPTADDVVCDECGHGVAWYTIKQTGSADEPPTRFFKCKECGHRWRGYS, from the coding sequence ATGCAATTCTGTGACGAGTGCGGATCCATGATGCACGCGGATGGTGAGGAGATGGTCTGTCAGAGCTGTGGGTATCGCGAGCCAAAGGATCAGGAATTGGCCGAGGACTTCGTCTCGACGCAGGACCAGACCGACGACGACGTCATCGAGACCGAGGAGGACGCCAACTTCGAGGGGAAACCGACGGCCGACGACGTCGTGTGTGACGAGTGTGGCCACGGGGTTGCCTGGTACACGATCAAGCAGACCGGGTCCGCGGACGAACCGCCGACGCGCTTTTTCAAGTGCAAAGAGTGTGGGCACCGCTGGCGGGGGTACAGCTGA
- a CDS encoding CopG family ribbon-helix-helix protein, whose product MGTRRVNFRLPDELVEKADVAAEVSHADRTEIVKEALREYLAEVEDDDRFREAVVDLYLDDEIGFDVLKSFVGRQDAESVRASKSLLDDGAELAVDLAALDDEA is encoded by the coding sequence ATGGGGACCAGACGCGTCAACTTCCGACTGCCGGATGAACTGGTCGAGAAGGCCGACGTGGCCGCCGAAGTGAGTCACGCCGACCGGACGGAGATCGTCAAGGAAGCTCTCCGGGAGTATCTGGCCGAGGTCGAGGACGACGACCGGTTCCGCGAGGCAGTCGTCGATCTCTACCTGGACGACGAAATTGGATTCGACGTGCTGAAGAGCTTCGTCGGGCGGCAAGACGCCGAGTCCGTCCGGGCCTCGAAGTCACTGCTCGACGACGGTGCGGAGTTGGCCGTCGATCTCGCCGCGCTCGACGACGAGGCATGA
- a CDS encoding ABC transporter ATP-binding protein, with protein sequence MHANTTTTTEPRDAQTDDTGTALEVTALEKSIDGSRILDGVGLSVREGETYGVVGPNGAGKTTTFRCLLGLLPVDGGSVSLFGTDPRMDDTVLERVGVVFEYETLQPTWSVRDAMAHACHGYGVPTDRIETCLAEVDLEPAAHDREFRDLSKGMKRKASVATALLHEPDLLVLDEPLSGLDPGTQARMRELIDDLRESGRTVVFSSHDLDHVQALCDCVAVIADGRTVVETPLSESVRVIEEPRPEIEAEQAGEVYVVSDDDPPADARTIDLEELYFSALGVET encoded by the coding sequence ATGCACGCGAACACTACCACGACCACCGAGCCCCGTGATGCACAGACCGATGACACCGGGACTGCCCTCGAAGTGACCGCCCTGGAAAAATCGATCGACGGGTCGCGGATTCTCGACGGCGTAGGCCTCTCCGTCCGCGAGGGCGAGACCTACGGCGTCGTCGGCCCAAACGGGGCGGGCAAGACCACGACCTTCCGCTGTCTGCTCGGCTTGCTCCCCGTCGACGGCGGATCGGTGTCGCTGTTCGGTACCGATCCGCGGATGGACGACACCGTCCTCGAACGCGTCGGCGTCGTCTTCGAGTACGAAACCCTCCAGCCCACCTGGTCAGTCCGGGACGCGATGGCCCACGCCTGTCACGGCTACGGCGTCCCGACCGATCGGATCGAGACCTGCCTGGCCGAGGTCGACCTGGAACCCGCGGCGCACGATCGAGAGTTCCGCGACCTCTCGAAAGGCATGAAACGCAAGGCGTCGGTCGCGACGGCACTGCTCCACGAGCCCGACTTGCTCGTGCTCGACGAGCCACTGTCCGGACTCGATCCCGGTACCCAGGCCCGGATGCGGGAGTTGATCGACGACCTGCGGGAGTCGGGCCGAACGGTCGTGTTCAGCTCTCACGACCTGGATCACGTCCAGGCGCTCTGTGACTGTGTCGCCGTGATCGCCGATGGCCGGACAGTCGTCGAGACACCGCTGTCGGAATCGGTGCGCGTGATCGAGGAGCCACGGCCCGAGATCGAGGCCGAGCAAGCGGGCGAGGTGTACGTCGTCAGCGACGACGATCCGCCGGCCGACGCCAGGACAATCGACCTCGAAGAACTCTATTTCTCCGCGTTGGGGGTCGAAACATGA
- a CDS encoding helix-turn-helix transcriptional regulator: MEFETTIKERREAAGLTQAELAEAVGVTRQTILYVEKGEYNPSLELAWCIAREFDARIEDVFDLPETADDPM; this comes from the coding sequence ATGGAATTCGAGACGACGATCAAAGAACGTCGCGAGGCCGCCGGACTCACCCAGGCCGAGTTGGCCGAGGCTGTCGGCGTCACCCGCCAGACGATTCTCTACGTCGAGAAGGGCGAGTACAACCCCTCGCTGGAACTCGCCTGGTGCATCGCCCGGGAGTTCGACGCAAGGATCGAGGACGTGTTCGACCTTCCAGAAACGGCAGACGATCCCATGTGA
- a CDS encoding ZIP family metal transporter produces MSSDGVASRRVPAETSIGVLSTLLLVGLTGAGLFVVAPPGIGKLVVIAWVAFGAMAGGALVGTRVSGTHPRGLVWGYGLASGAMIASAAAFLVPQAVGQHARLGGFGIAAGILVGYNAHTIGHRLSHLELPMDTTATELAAHALSAGLIIGIIYGQMPELGLLLGLSIVSHKGPAGYAAARRLALDGKSTTSLLLPSAGVGLTALPAAMVALPNEPAINAVVFGFAAGVFLHIAMDFLPSCEVGGEIDQAAGMTETSHELLDRLRVQSVFSTTLGGIAVVVAWLVVA; encoded by the coding sequence ATGAGTTCAGACGGTGTCGCGTCGCGTCGTGTCCCCGCCGAGACGTCCATCGGCGTTCTCTCGACACTCCTGCTCGTGGGTCTTACCGGGGCCGGACTGTTCGTCGTGGCCCCGCCGGGGATCGGCAAACTCGTCGTGATCGCGTGGGTCGCCTTCGGCGCGATGGCCGGCGGCGCACTCGTCGGCACGCGAGTCAGCGGGACACATCCGCGAGGGCTGGTCTGGGGCTACGGGCTCGCGAGCGGTGCAATGATCGCGAGCGCCGCGGCGTTTCTCGTCCCGCAGGCCGTCGGCCAGCACGCGCGACTCGGCGGGTTCGGCATCGCCGCCGGCATCCTCGTCGGGTACAACGCCCACACGATCGGTCACCGGCTCTCCCACCTCGAGCTGCCGATGGACACGACGGCGACGGAACTCGCCGCCCACGCGCTCTCTGCGGGGTTGATCATCGGAATCATCTACGGCCAGATGCCCGAACTCGGCCTGTTGCTCGGGCTCTCGATCGTCTCCCACAAGGGTCCAGCGGGGTACGCCGCCGCCCGGCGACTCGCGCTCGACGGGAAGTCCACGACGTCGCTGTTGCTCCCCTCGGCCGGCGTCGGCCTGACGGCGCTGCCGGCCGCGATGGTGGCCCTGCCGAACGAGCCGGCGATTAACGCCGTCGTCTTCGGGTTCGCCGCCGGCGTGTTCCTCCACATCGCGATGGACTTCCTGCCCTCGTGTGAGGTCGGCGGCGAGATCGACCAGGCCGCCGGGATGACCGAAACCTCCCACGAACTGCTCGATCGCCTGCGCGTCCAGTCGGTCTTCTCGACGACGCTGGGCGGCATCGCCGTCGTGGTCGCGTGGCTGGTCGTCGCATAG